In one window of Aphidius gifuensis isolate YNYX2018 linkage group LG4, ASM1490517v1, whole genome shotgun sequence DNA:
- the LOC122855971 gene encoding uncharacterized protein PF11_0213 isoform X4, translated as MAELITKKSTNIVSNKNNDVCSVKSNNGLIDIDNTTPSNNFIMKKLCEDEDNNENVDVDDLILTNNTINELNNDEKSLQELIENELALRICTDDDEEEEVDQDQDDQDDNCKPSVTTIKKIILEPHQDLTDINTKFINNEINNYDIVDESFNFSINNNHETDDVKLNQNNSIEQVINDNNLAIDNETNDDDVVDVAVNGEINNQKINISSQDLELQQTTSIDDDENIIENNKKLIQDDDDDDDDEEKINFLQVDVDKSDGNVFVVEYNEDIKNSDITQENDKHQQDQPDAWLDPVTLTVNQQQTGEFSDDFTENIDNEKITQVIDLINDDKKNINIFNNITVDIDKTSLTNNNNNNNENIFIEKNNNDYEIIIKENDTDEIKEIDDTNENLKKQNDDNFSSLANNEIDPIVKNDIYNKSQNEQSNSMSCNNSNNNINNNSNNNNIDIDFEFKKTNNLLLISNNTEITDVTADNDTAIYSASIDNLRDKCLSNIIAPLATPDDETSSDLSNLCEISEIHEEVITSNTVTSSVSKTSTKTKKKKIDGVAGNDASQTTPKIKKTKKSKKSELEKENISVTQCYVSETSRDENGKSNKEVIETGVSIKQLCRSFGDISNAEEVEKTTIENVKQTMDTQEKAKSMDDLSIYGRKSKMFSIDASVFARVSVTALRASYCSLANLTKTIEHDEHHKYLKFEKSSFNKFDALTKKSVLHVRLGDGTKSQQQLNMVGQNGDANPNCRSCGKVVFQMEQMKAEGLVFHKNCFRCSVCSKQLNVDNYESNECILYCKAHFKELFQPKPVEESDQPVRPRKPEMIIRENEPEELPPDVVRASDKPDLGLEELSSLNVKSRFQVFEKSKNDINNDIERSPSQVAVKRSPSILSKLAKFQAKGMDIGVADESLNGIPYEESSESEDDEDQEDTDETDGDIVKSKRSSRERPMSFSKMDDIKNRWEVTSQQGRRETQREARKEEIAGIRSRLFMGKQGKMKEMYQQAVAESEKQQKINAVEEIQHSTHARSIKEKFERGEIVTASDDEIDNKPKAEKPDEEVIAAGISRKSRSLFLELDATAAKTGRPVTPVNLKTPTDSSKRAKDAFMARQVSDDVIRSTDTTAEIQVETTDISNKFKFFETYKEPEKERKQFRITPPRDTKDKVNSPEREIYRDPDVIRADDRVDEVVHTDTARKMLSIFRQMEVNASKEDLPDGPKPLKRFTPPPEDKFAKPSGSDTEEDEDDGEESADDDSTEDKDPNYVRASDKVEDEFLKQSQNADKAKTLRAKFEQWETTDGKTTSHHIAEMDLAQDGGEQASIESARSLRARFESLGSTPAETTPRTAKVKVNRFVEIQTACTDICESCEKKVYPLEKVETNNKIFHKQCFRCLQCNCVLRMDTFTLNNGKLYCIPHFKQLFITRGNYDEGFGVDPHKNKWATNGNSTSAAVINGGATPVVQQV; from the exons atggcAGAATTAATAACAAAGAAGTCAACAAATATTGTAagtaataaaaacaatgatgTTTGCAGTGTCAAATCTAACAATGGTTTGATAGATATTGATAACACAACCCCAagtaacaattttataatgaaaaaattatgtgaagatgaagataataatgaaaatgttgatgttgatgatttaatactaacaaacaatacaattaatgaattaaataatgatgaaaaaagtttacaagaattaattgaaaatgaattggCATTGAGAATATGtacagatgatgatgaagaagaagaagttgATCAAGATCAAGATGATCAAGATGATAATTGTAAACCGAGtgtaacaacaattaaaaaaattatactggaACCACATCAAGATTTAACTGATATTAatactaaatttataaacaatgaaataaataattatgatattgttgatgaatcatttaattttagcattaataataatcatgaaactgatgatgttaaattaaatcaaaacaaTTCAATTGAACAagtaataaatgataataatttagctattgataatgaaacaaatgatgatgatgttgttgatgttgctgttaatggtgaaataaataatcaaaaaataaatatatcaagtcAAGATTTAGAGCTTCAACAAACAACATCAATTGATGacgatgaaaatattatagaaaataataaaaaattaatacaagatgatgatgatgatgatgatgatgaagaaaaaataaattttttacaagttgATGTTGATAAAAGTGATGGtaatgtttttgttgttgaatataatGAAGACATAAAAAATTCTGACATTACTCAAGAAAATGATAAGCATCAACAAGATCAACCGGATGCTTGGTTGGATCCAGTTACATTGACTGTCAATCAACAACAAACTGGTGAATTTTCAGATGATTTTacagaaaatattgataatgaaaaaataacacaagttattgatttaataaatgatgataaaaaaaatataaatatatttaataatataacagtTGACATTGATAAAACatcattaacaaataataataataacaacaatgaaaatatatttattgaaaaaaataataatgattatgaaataattatcaaagaaaatgatactgatgaaattaaagaaattgatgataccaatgaaaatttaaaaaaacaaaatgacgataatttttcatcattagcTAATAATGAAATAGATCCAATAGtcaaaaatgatatttataataaatcacaaaatgaacaatcaaattcaatgagttgtaataatagcaataataatattaataataatagtaataataataatatagatattgattttgaatttaaaaaaactaacaatttattattgatttctAATAATACTGAAATAACTGATGTCACAGCTGACAATGACACAGCTATTTATTCAGCATCAATCGATAATTTGCGTGATAAATGCTTGAGTAATATTATTGCTCCCTTAGCAACCCCGGATGATGAAACAAGCAGCGATTTATCTAATTTGTGTGAAATA agTGAAATACATGAAGAGGTGATAACAAGTAATACGGTTACATCATCTGTATCAAAAACATCaactaaaactaaaaaaaagaaaatcgaTGGTGTTGCTGGTAATGATGCATCACAAACTAcaccgaaaattaaaaaaactaaaaaaagcaaaaaaagtgaattggaaaaggaaaatatatcagtg ACACAATGCTATGTGTCAGAAACAAGTCGAGATGAAAATGGAAAATCTAATAAGGAAGTCATTGAGACTGGTGTATCCATCAAACAGTTG TGTCGAAGCTTTGGTGACATATCAAATGCAGAAGAGgttgaaaaaacaacaattgaaaatgtcAAACAGACTATGGATACCCAAGAA AAAGCAAAGTCAATGGATGATTTGAGTATCTATGGAAGGAAGTCAAAGATGTTTTCGATTGATGCATCAGTATTTGCCAGGGTTTCAGTAACAGCTCTT agAGCATCATACTGTAGTTTGgctaatttaacaaaaaccATTGAACACGATGaacatcataaatatttaaaatttgag AAATCAAGTTTCAACAAATTTGATGCACTCACTAAAAAATCAGTTCTTCATGTTCGCTTGGGTGATGGAACAAAATCACAGCAACAATTAAAcatg GTTGGTCAAAATGGTGATGCCAATCCAAATTGTCGAAGTTGTGGCAAGGTCGTATTCCAAATGGAACAAATGAAGGCCGAGGGTTTGGTCTTTCACAAAAATTGTTTCCGATGTAGTGTATGTAGTAAGCAATTGAATGTCGACAATTATGAAAGCAATGAGTGCATCCTGTATTGCAAGGCACACTTCAAGGAGCTGTTTCAACCAAAACCGGTTGAAGAATCAGATCAAccag TGAGACCAAGAAAACCAGAGATGATCATACGTGAGAATGAACCAGAAGAGCTGCCACCTGATGTGGTCAGAG CTTCTGATAAACCAGATCTTGGATTGGaagaattatcatcattaaatgttaaatcacgttttcaagtatttgaaaaatcaaaaaatgatattaacaATGATATTGAAAGATCACCATCACAAGTTGCTGTTAAAAGATCACCAAGTATTCTCAGCAAACTTgcaaa ATTTCAAGCTAAAGGAATGGATATTGGAGTAGCTGATGAATCATTAAATGGAATTCCATATGAGGAATCAAGTGAAAGTGAGGATGACGAAGACCAAGAAGACACTGATG aAACAGACGGTGATATTGTTAAATCAAAACGTTCAAGTCGTGAACGTCCAATGAGTTTTAGCAAAAtggatgatattaaaaatcgtTGGGAAGTTACAAGTCAACAAGGAAGACGTGAAACACAACGTGAAGCACGAAAAGAAGAAATTGCTGGAATTAGATCAAGACTATTTAtg ggAAAACAAGGAAAAATGAAGGAAATGTATCAACAGGCTGTTGCTGAGagtgaaaaacaacaaaaaataaatgctgtTGAAGAAATACAACATTCAACACATGCACgttcaataaaagaaaaatttgaaagagGCGAAATTGTTACTGCAtctgatgatgaaattgataataaaccaAAAGCTGAAAAACCAGATGAGGAAGTTATTGCTGCTg gtaTAAGCAGAAAATCACGTTCTCTATTTTTGGAATTGGATGCAACTGCAGCAAAAACTGGACGTCCAGTAACTcccgtaaatttaaaaacaccaACTGATTCATCAAAACGAGCAAAAGAT gCATTTATGGCTCGTCAAGTATCTGATGATGTTATTCGTAGTACTGACACAACTGCTGAGATTCAAGTTGAAACAAcagatatttcaaataaatttaaattttttgaaacataCAAGGAAccagaaaaagaaagaaaacaaTTTCGTATAACTCCTCCGCGTGATACTAAAGATAAG gtTAATTCACCAGAACGTGAGATATATCGTGATCCAGATGTGATACGTGCTGATGATCGTGTTGATGAAGTAGTACACACAGATACAGCTAGAAAAATGCTTTCAATATTTAGACAGATGGAAGTTAATGCATCAAAAGAAGATTTACCAGATGGTCCAAAGCCACTAAAACGTTTTACACCACCACCAGAAGATAAATTTGCAAAACCAAGTGGTTCTGATACTGaggaagatgaagatgatggtGAAGAATCAGCCGATGATGATAGTACTGAGGACAAAGATCCAAATTATGTCAGGGCTTCTGACAAG gttgaggatgaatttttaaaacaatcgCAAAATGCTGATAAAGCTAAAACACTACGTGCAAAATTTGAACAATGGGAAACAACTGATGGTAAAACAACTAGTCATCATATTGCTGAAATGGATCTAGCACAAGATGGTGGTGAACAAGCAAGTATTGAATCAGCAAGAAGTTTACGTGCACGTTTTGAATCACTTGGCTCAACACCTGCTGAAACAACACCACGTACAGCCAAAGTCAAGGTCAACAGATTTGTg gaAATTCAGACAGCATGTACGGATATCTGCGAGAGCTGTGAAAAAAAGGTCTATCCCTTAGAAAAAGTTgagacaaataataaaatatttcacaaACAATGCTTCAGATGTTTGCAGTGTAATTGTGTATTgag aatggATACTTTTACTTTGAACAATGGCAAACTCTATTGTATTCctcattttaaacaattatttatcactCGTGGTAATTACGACGAGGGTTTTGGTGTTGAtccacacaaaaataaatgggCAACAAATGGAAATTCAACATCAGCAGCTGTTATCAATGGTGGAGCAACTCCAGTTGTTCAacaagtttaa
- the LOC122855971 gene encoding uncharacterized protein PF11_0213 isoform X3, giving the protein MAELITKKSTNIVSNKNNDVCSVKSNNGLIDIDNTTPSNNFIMKKLCEDEDNNENVDVDDLILTNNTINELNNDEKSLQELIENELALRICTDDDEEEEVDQDQDDQDDNCKPSVTTIKKIILEPHQDLTDINTKFINNEINNYDIVDESFNFSINNNHETDDVKLNQNNSIEQVINDNNLAIDNETNDDDVVDVAVNGEINNQKINISSQDLELQQTTSIDDDENIIENNKKLIQDDDDDDDDEEKINFLQVDVDKSDGNVFVVEYNEDIKNSDITQENDKHQQDQPDAWLDPVTLTVNQQQTGEFSDDFTENIDNEKITQVIDLINDDKKNINIFNNITVDIDKTSLTNNNNNNNENIFIEKNNNDYEIIIKENDTDEIKEIDDTNENLKKQNDDNFSSLANNEIDPIVKNDIYNKSQNEQSNSMSCNNSNNNINNNSNNNNIDIDFEFKKTNNLLLISNNTEITDVTADNDTAIYSASIDNLRDKCLSNIIAPLATPDDETSSDLSNLCEISEIHEEVITSNTVTSSVSKTSTKTKKKKIDGVAGNDASQTTPKIKKTKKSKKSELEKENISVNGNAAESKSMNTSSRQGSHYNQEELLSDEDDLSNVNVKSLTQCYVSETSRDENGKSNKEVIETGVSIKQLCRSFGDISNAEEVEKTTIENVKQTMDTQEKAKSMDDLSIYGRKSKMFSIDASVFARVSVTALKSSFNKFDALTKKSVLHVRLGDGTKSQQQLNMVGQNGDANPNCRSCGKVVFQMEQMKAEGLVFHKNCFRCSVCSKQLNVDNYESNECILYCKAHFKELFQPKPVEESDQPVRPRKPEMIIRENEPEELPPDVVRASDKPDLGLEELSSLNVKSRFQVFEKSKNDINNDIERSPSQVAVKRSPSILSKLAKFQAKGMDIGVADESLNGIPYEESSESEDDEDQEDTDETDGDIVKSKRSSRERPMSFSKMDDIKNRWEVTSQQGRRETQREARKEEIAGIRSRLFMGKQGKMKEMYQQAVAESEKQQKINAVEEIQHSTHARSIKEKFERGEIVTASDDEIDNKPKAEKPDEEVIAAGISRKSRSLFLELDATAAKTGRPVTPVNLKTPTDSSKRAKDAFMARQVSDDVIRSTDTTAEIQVETTDISNKFKFFETYKEPEKERKQFRITPPRDTKDKVNSPEREIYRDPDVIRADDRVDEVVHTDTARKMLSIFRQMEVNASKEDLPDGPKPLKRFTPPPEDKFAKPSGSDTEEDEDDGEESADDDSTEDKDPNYVRASDKVEDEFLKQSQNADKAKTLRAKFEQWETTDGKTTSHHIAEMDLAQDGGEQASIESARSLRARFESLGSTPAETTPRTAKVKVNRFVEIQTACTDICESCEKKVYPLEKVETNNKIFHKQCFRCLQCNCVLRMDTFTLNNGKLYCIPHFKQLFITRGNYDEGFGVDPHKNKWATNGNSTSAAVINGGATPVVQQV; this is encoded by the exons atggcAGAATTAATAACAAAGAAGTCAACAAATATTGTAagtaataaaaacaatgatgTTTGCAGTGTCAAATCTAACAATGGTTTGATAGATATTGATAACACAACCCCAagtaacaattttataatgaaaaaattatgtgaagatgaagataataatgaaaatgttgatgttgatgatttaatactaacaaacaatacaattaatgaattaaataatgatgaaaaaagtttacaagaattaattgaaaatgaattggCATTGAGAATATGtacagatgatgatgaagaagaagaagttgATCAAGATCAAGATGATCAAGATGATAATTGTAAACCGAGtgtaacaacaattaaaaaaattatactggaACCACATCAAGATTTAACTGATATTAatactaaatttataaacaatgaaataaataattatgatattgttgatgaatcatttaattttagcattaataataatcatgaaactgatgatgttaaattaaatcaaaacaaTTCAATTGAACAagtaataaatgataataatttagctattgataatgaaacaaatgatgatgatgttgttgatgttgctgttaatggtgaaataaataatcaaaaaataaatatatcaagtcAAGATTTAGAGCTTCAACAAACAACATCAATTGATGacgatgaaaatattatagaaaataataaaaaattaatacaagatgatgatgatgatgatgatgatgaagaaaaaataaattttttacaagttgATGTTGATAAAAGTGATGGtaatgtttttgttgttgaatataatGAAGACATAAAAAATTCTGACATTACTCAAGAAAATGATAAGCATCAACAAGATCAACCGGATGCTTGGTTGGATCCAGTTACATTGACTGTCAATCAACAACAAACTGGTGAATTTTCAGATGATTTTacagaaaatattgataatgaaaaaataacacaagttattgatttaataaatgatgataaaaaaaatataaatatatttaataatataacagtTGACATTGATAAAACatcattaacaaataataataataacaacaatgaaaatatatttattgaaaaaaataataatgattatgaaataattatcaaagaaaatgatactgatgaaattaaagaaattgatgataccaatgaaaatttaaaaaaacaaaatgacgataatttttcatcattagcTAATAATGAAATAGATCCAATAGtcaaaaatgatatttataataaatcacaaaatgaacaatcaaattcaatgagttgtaataatagcaataataatattaataataatagtaataataataatatagatattgattttgaatttaaaaaaactaacaatttattattgatttctAATAATACTGAAATAACTGATGTCACAGCTGACAATGACACAGCTATTTATTCAGCATCAATCGATAATTTGCGTGATAAATGCTTGAGTAATATTATTGCTCCCTTAGCAACCCCGGATGATGAAACAAGCAGCGATTTATCTAATTTGTGTGAAATA agTGAAATACATGAAGAGGTGATAACAAGTAATACGGTTACATCATCTGTATCAAAAACATCaactaaaactaaaaaaaagaaaatcgaTGGTGTTGCTGGTAATGATGCATCACAAACTAcaccgaaaattaaaaaaactaaaaaaagcaaaaaaagtgaattggaaaaggaaaatatatcagtg AATGGTAATGCTGCTGAATCAAAAAGCATGAATACAAGTAGTCGTCAAGGCAGTCATTATAACCAGGAAGAATTATTATCAGACGAGGATGATCTGTCAAACGTCAATGTCAAATCATTG ACACAATGCTATGTGTCAGAAACAAGTCGAGATGAAAATGGAAAATCTAATAAGGAAGTCATTGAGACTGGTGTATCCATCAAACAGTTG TGTCGAAGCTTTGGTGACATATCAAATGCAGAAGAGgttgaaaaaacaacaattgaaaatgtcAAACAGACTATGGATACCCAAGAA AAAGCAAAGTCAATGGATGATTTGAGTATCTATGGAAGGAAGTCAAAGATGTTTTCGATTGATGCATCAGTATTTGCCAGGGTTTCAGTAACAGCTCTT AAATCAAGTTTCAACAAATTTGATGCACTCACTAAAAAATCAGTTCTTCATGTTCGCTTGGGTGATGGAACAAAATCACAGCAACAATTAAAcatg GTTGGTCAAAATGGTGATGCCAATCCAAATTGTCGAAGTTGTGGCAAGGTCGTATTCCAAATGGAACAAATGAAGGCCGAGGGTTTGGTCTTTCACAAAAATTGTTTCCGATGTAGTGTATGTAGTAAGCAATTGAATGTCGACAATTATGAAAGCAATGAGTGCATCCTGTATTGCAAGGCACACTTCAAGGAGCTGTTTCAACCAAAACCGGTTGAAGAATCAGATCAAccag TGAGACCAAGAAAACCAGAGATGATCATACGTGAGAATGAACCAGAAGAGCTGCCACCTGATGTGGTCAGAG CTTCTGATAAACCAGATCTTGGATTGGaagaattatcatcattaaatgttaaatcacgttttcaagtatttgaaaaatcaaaaaatgatattaacaATGATATTGAAAGATCACCATCACAAGTTGCTGTTAAAAGATCACCAAGTATTCTCAGCAAACTTgcaaa ATTTCAAGCTAAAGGAATGGATATTGGAGTAGCTGATGAATCATTAAATGGAATTCCATATGAGGAATCAAGTGAAAGTGAGGATGACGAAGACCAAGAAGACACTGATG aAACAGACGGTGATATTGTTAAATCAAAACGTTCAAGTCGTGAACGTCCAATGAGTTTTAGCAAAAtggatgatattaaaaatcgtTGGGAAGTTACAAGTCAACAAGGAAGACGTGAAACACAACGTGAAGCACGAAAAGAAGAAATTGCTGGAATTAGATCAAGACTATTTAtg ggAAAACAAGGAAAAATGAAGGAAATGTATCAACAGGCTGTTGCTGAGagtgaaaaacaacaaaaaataaatgctgtTGAAGAAATACAACATTCAACACATGCACgttcaataaaagaaaaatttgaaagagGCGAAATTGTTACTGCAtctgatgatgaaattgataataaaccaAAAGCTGAAAAACCAGATGAGGAAGTTATTGCTGCTg gtaTAAGCAGAAAATCACGTTCTCTATTTTTGGAATTGGATGCAACTGCAGCAAAAACTGGACGTCCAGTAACTcccgtaaatttaaaaacaccaACTGATTCATCAAAACGAGCAAAAGAT gCATTTATGGCTCGTCAAGTATCTGATGATGTTATTCGTAGTACTGACACAACTGCTGAGATTCAAGTTGAAACAAcagatatttcaaataaatttaaattttttgaaacataCAAGGAAccagaaaaagaaagaaaacaaTTTCGTATAACTCCTCCGCGTGATACTAAAGATAAG gtTAATTCACCAGAACGTGAGATATATCGTGATCCAGATGTGATACGTGCTGATGATCGTGTTGATGAAGTAGTACACACAGATACAGCTAGAAAAATGCTTTCAATATTTAGACAGATGGAAGTTAATGCATCAAAAGAAGATTTACCAGATGGTCCAAAGCCACTAAAACGTTTTACACCACCACCAGAAGATAAATTTGCAAAACCAAGTGGTTCTGATACTGaggaagatgaagatgatggtGAAGAATCAGCCGATGATGATAGTACTGAGGACAAAGATCCAAATTATGTCAGGGCTTCTGACAAG gttgaggatgaatttttaaaacaatcgCAAAATGCTGATAAAGCTAAAACACTACGTGCAAAATTTGAACAATGGGAAACAACTGATGGTAAAACAACTAGTCATCATATTGCTGAAATGGATCTAGCACAAGATGGTGGTGAACAAGCAAGTATTGAATCAGCAAGAAGTTTACGTGCACGTTTTGAATCACTTGGCTCAACACCTGCTGAAACAACACCACGTACAGCCAAAGTCAAGGTCAACAGATTTGTg gaAATTCAGACAGCATGTACGGATATCTGCGAGAGCTGTGAAAAAAAGGTCTATCCCTTAGAAAAAGTTgagacaaataataaaatatttcacaaACAATGCTTCAGATGTTTGCAGTGTAATTGTGTATTgag aatggATACTTTTACTTTGAACAATGGCAAACTCTATTGTATTCctcattttaaacaattatttatcactCGTGGTAATTACGACGAGGGTTTTGGTGTTGAtccacacaaaaataaatgggCAACAAATGGAAATTCAACATCAGCAGCTGTTATCAATGGTGGAGCAACTCCAGTTGTTCAacaagtttaa